The Rhodothermales bacterium genome includes a window with the following:
- a CDS encoding translocation/assembly module TamB domain-containing protein, with amino-acid sequence MRALLNIPRGVLKGLVYAVVAGAVLFLALTRTQVGRDGLRIQLERQFGQAFHGELRIGQLQGNLLNTLYAHNVHLLDGDGALVASIDAAVVRLRWQDLLRRTVSLNSITLIQPELNLMLRPDSSWNIGDLFRRRNPRIRDDPWEFTSADIRIMDGAVHTHNLGATPTAVAEGRLFDYTRFQTTHIQTRMNVEWVSNIKLLDVDFFSSDLPSTGQHIENVHGQFVIMDDQVELNQVGLQFGGTSLTMTGRLDHISHFPDIPGDAEIDLELMDSRIAPADFRSFFPRLTAADTLEVSARLRGTLSDFAVPAFNLRRGVTAISGTASAVGYPDSLQLALSIDPGRFSGHDLQAFFPAGRFASIQALGTIEIDRLDVRGAFHPVAGEGAAPFSVALALDAHSPAGHLAGSLDLARDASQTFTYRADLAVDSLDLSIAVEDAPSTDLNGALLLYGDGATLPRAGGELRLTLSPSSINRHRVDTLDVYVAAGNGIWDAALFANRDGAGRIEAEGRLDLGAATPAFSGELSLRRLDLGAALGNDSLRTDLNARFGIRGEGLTWNDLLGRVQVAIDSSSVAYGDNEPRPILANTSTLTLQEWGVGQRRLELDGDALTLTAEGDVLAAPLVALGRLWGESLARAFEQERKKPRMPALTPNEAEDALTERAFASTIDALYREQLQRHARQRIAEAEADSILHIDIRLALHRSDLLIGAFPPTFAELDTDLHGEARIDVGPDVLGIAGIFSGDSLETALTKSQSPHIEFHLTGHLDTPLMDNLEMQASLAADSLLFAGHYFRHPSMAVTLSRRSGRFTVLTQSGPRSGSQRLSARLDLLPDRNRFTLQDLALSIGSSAWTTVSSGPIDVYSDAIVLPEFVLESPSALAGGTQRIRTSGVLSARSADTTFIHVDDIGIRPFSEFANMIIPMGGLVSGRLAFTSHDLQPEFTGALAIDHLSLDNRVLGNLTLTSRYLPGLPDVGLTIDLAPVPEGERRLLLPDAAVTPNYEENALQIAGTSRLPVYNRQRTGFVDAGSLDLDVNIERADVFFFEFIFPDLLRNVNGYVAGNGTIAGDFSYPLFDAQLALHDGALDIPRFNLALRDAASPITVDRRGIHLGNAIVRDQTGGSARIEGSFLFNDYRYFSFDLRGVLDEFLIMNRTTGEDLPFFGQIWASGNTTLTGPTSNAFLVSNNAVTTSSSELYIPITEEEELSDVGFLIYADSTGAVPDYRRLTYRPNLFSKRPVGERRFIEGLSMDLNIFAPSGSTIHLVFDPLLGDVMNAVGSGRIQLQRREGELTTYGTLNIDSGDYLFTAGEVFARRFLIDSGGTLTWDGNPTDAAIHIPASYKTRASPAGLPGQALSETTFIPLIVKLDVTGRVSTPEVALRLETDRSDRNYSGNYAAIEAIFNQPERSTDFATSVLLTNSFLLTTENVAGGGGSALTSSGEQLAFSSVSQLVASQLNRFLNEAIPNIDFNLGLQGESLQDPGVTAGVALYLLDERLVIRGQGVYQNEQTQYQSGLEGEFTVEVRLNPSVSVEVFLRREGDVLAENALTSTRGAGLSYQTQFSSWRRLWGRLFGRREAAEPVARR; translated from the coding sequence ATGCGCGCACTGCTCAACATTCCACGCGGCGTGCTTAAAGGCCTCGTGTATGCAGTCGTCGCCGGCGCGGTCCTGTTCCTCGCCCTGACGCGCACGCAGGTCGGGAGGGACGGGTTGCGGATCCAGCTGGAGCGGCAGTTCGGGCAGGCGTTTCACGGGGAGTTGCGGATCGGCCAGCTGCAGGGCAACCTGCTCAACACCCTCTACGCGCACAATGTCCACCTCCTTGATGGAGACGGCGCGCTCGTCGCCTCCATCGACGCCGCCGTCGTCCGGCTCCGCTGGCAGGATCTCCTCCGCCGTACGGTGTCCCTCAACAGCATCACGCTCATCCAGCCCGAGCTCAACCTGATGCTCCGGCCGGACAGTTCCTGGAACATCGGCGACCTCTTCAGACGCCGAAACCCGCGCATCCGCGACGATCCTTGGGAGTTCACGTCCGCCGACATCCGGATCATGGACGGGGCCGTCCACACGCACAACCTCGGCGCCACGCCGACAGCCGTCGCTGAAGGCCGGCTGTTCGATTATACCCGGTTCCAGACGACCCACATCCAGACGCGGATGAACGTCGAGTGGGTCTCCAACATCAAATTGTTGGATGTCGATTTTTTCTCCAGCGACCTCCCGTCCACCGGTCAGCACATCGAAAACGTCCACGGTCAGTTCGTGATCATGGATGACCAGGTGGAGCTGAACCAGGTGGGGCTGCAGTTCGGGGGCACGTCGCTGACGATGACGGGGCGCCTGGACCACATCTCCCACTTCCCCGACATCCCGGGCGACGCCGAAATCGACCTCGAACTGATGGACAGCCGGATCGCGCCGGCCGACTTCCGCTCTTTTTTCCCCCGGCTGACCGCCGCGGACACCCTGGAGGTCTCGGCACGGCTCCGGGGCACCTTGAGCGACTTTGCGGTGCCGGCCTTCAACCTGCGGCGCGGCGTCACCGCGATTTCTGGCACCGCCAGCGCCGTCGGGTACCCGGACTCGCTGCAGCTGGCCCTCAGCATCGACCCCGGCCGCTTCTCCGGCCACGACCTCCAGGCGTTCTTCCCCGCCGGCCGCTTCGCCTCGATCCAGGCGCTCGGGACCATCGAGATCGACCGTCTGGATGTGCGCGGCGCGTTCCACCCCGTCGCCGGCGAAGGCGCCGCGCCGTTCTCCGTCGCCCTCGCCCTCGACGCGCACAGCCCGGCCGGCCACCTCGCCGGCTCGCTCGACCTCGCGCGCGACGCCAGCCAGACGTTCACCTACCGGGCCGACCTGGCCGTCGACTCCCTCGACCTTTCCATCGCCGTCGAAGACGCCCCATCGACCGATCTGAACGGCGCGCTGTTGCTGTATGGCGACGGCGCGACGCTGCCCCGCGCCGGCGGCGAGCTGCGGCTCACCTTGAGCCCGTCGTCTATCAACCGCCACCGCGTCGATACGCTGGACGTCTATGTGGCCGCCGGCAACGGCATCTGGGATGCCGCTCTTTTCGCCAACCGCGACGGCGCTGGCCGGATCGAGGCCGAGGGCCGGCTCGACCTCGGCGCCGCCACGCCGGCGTTTTCAGGCGAACTGTCGCTGCGCCGGCTCGACCTCGGCGCGGCGCTCGGCAACGACTCGCTCCGCACCGATCTCAACGCGCGTTTCGGAATCCGCGGCGAGGGCCTCACCTGGAACGACCTCCTCGGCCGCGTCCAGGTCGCCATCGACTCGTCCTCCGTGGCCTATGGCGACAACGAGCCGCGCCCTATTCTGGCCAACACGAGTACCCTCACGCTCCAGGAATGGGGAGTAGGCCAGCGCCGGCTCGAACTCGATGGCGACGCCCTCACCCTCACGGCGGAAGGCGACGTGCTCGCGGCGCCGCTCGTGGCGCTGGGCAGGCTCTGGGGCGAAAGCCTGGCGCGCGCCTTCGAGCAGGAGCGCAAGAAGCCGCGGATGCCGGCGCTCACGCCCAACGAGGCAGAAGACGCCCTCACCGAACGCGCCTTCGCGTCCACCATCGATGCCCTCTACCGGGAACAGCTCCAGCGCCACGCCCGACAGCGTATCGCCGAGGCCGAGGCGGATTCCATCCTCCACATCGACATCCGGCTTGCGTTGCACCGGTCGGACCTCCTGATCGGCGCCTTCCCGCCGACCTTCGCCGAACTCGACACCGACCTCCACGGCGAGGCGCGCATCGATGTAGGGCCCGACGTGTTGGGGATCGCCGGCATCTTCTCGGGCGATTCCCTCGAGACCGCGCTGACCAAGAGCCAGTCCCCCCACATCGAATTCCATCTCACCGGCCACCTCGACACGCCGTTGATGGACAATTTGGAGATGCAGGCGTCCCTCGCCGCGGACTCCCTCCTGTTCGCCGGCCACTACTTCCGGCACCCCTCTATGGCCGTCACCCTCAGCCGGCGGAGCGGACGCTTCACCGTGCTCACCCAGAGCGGCCCGCGATCCGGCTCCCAGCGCCTGTCGGCGCGGCTTGATCTACTGCCGGACCGCAACCGGTTCACCCTGCAGGACCTCGCCCTGTCCATCGGCTCCTCCGCCTGGACCACCGTCTCGTCCGGCCCCATCGACGTCTACAGCGACGCCATCGTCCTGCCCGAGTTCGTGCTCGAAAGCCCGTCCGCCCTGGCCGGCGGCACCCAGCGCATCCGCACCAGCGGCGTGCTCTCCGCCCGCAGCGCCGACACGACGTTCATCCATGTAGACGACATTGGCATCCGCCCGTTTTCGGAGTTCGCGAACATGATCATCCCCATGGGCGGCCTCGTCAGCGGCCGGCTTGCCTTTACCTCACACGACCTGCAGCCCGAATTTACCGGCGCCCTCGCGATCGACCACCTCTCGCTCGACAACCGGGTGCTGGGCAACCTCACCCTCACCAGCCGCTACCTGCCCGGCCTGCCGGATGTCGGCCTCACGATCGACCTCGCCCCCGTGCCCGAAGGGGAGCGCCGCCTGTTACTTCCCGACGCGGCCGTGACGCCCAACTACGAAGAAAATGCCCTGCAGATCGCCGGCACGAGCCGGCTGCCCGTCTACAACCGCCAGCGGACCGGCTTCGTGGATGCCGGATCGTTGGACCTGGACGTGAACATAGAACGGGCCGATGTCTTTTTCTTCGAGTTCATCTTCCCCGATCTGCTTCGCAACGTGAATGGCTATGTGGCCGGCAACGGCACCATCGCCGGCGACTTTTCCTACCCGCTCTTCGACGCGCAACTCGCCCTTCACGACGGGGCGCTGGACATCCCCCGATTCAACCTCGCGCTGCGCGACGCCGCGTCGCCCATCACCGTCGACCGGCGGGGCATCCACCTCGGCAACGCCATTGTCCGCGACCAGACAGGCGGGTCGGCGCGGATCGAGGGGTCGTTCCTGTTCAACGACTACCGGTATTTCTCCTTCGACCTCCGCGGCGTGCTCGACGAGTTTCTGATCATGAACCGCACCACCGGAGAAGACCTGCCGTTTTTTGGGCAGATCTGGGCCTCCGGTAACACGACCCTCACCGGCCCCACCTCCAACGCCTTCCTGGTATCCAACAACGCCGTCACCACCTCCAGCAGCGAACTCTACATTCCGATCACCGAGGAAGAAGAGTTGTCGGATGTCGGCTTCCTCATCTACGCCGATTCGACGGGTGCCGTGCCGGACTACCGCCGGCTGACGTACCGCCCGAATCTGTTTTCGAAGCGCCCCGTGGGGGAACGGCGGTTCATCGAGGGGTTATCGATGGATCTGAACATCTTCGCCCCATCCGGCTCCACTATCCACCTCGTGTTCGATCCGCTGCTGGGGGATGTGATGAACGCCGTCGGTAGCGGCCGCATTCAGCTCCAGCGAAGGGAGGGCGAGTTGACGACGTACGGGACGCTCAACATCGACTCCGGCGACTACCTGTTCACTGCCGGCGAGGTGTTCGCACGGCGGTTCCTCATCGACAGCGGAGGCACCCTCACCTGGGACGGCAACCCCACCGACGCCGCGATCCACATTCCGGCTTCGTACAAGACCCGCGCCTCGCCGGCCGGCCTGCCCGGGCAGGCGCTCAGCGAAACGACCTTCATCCCCCTCATCGTGAAGCTCGACGTTACGGGCCGCGTCTCCACCCCGGAAGTGGCGCTGCGACTGGAGACCGACCGGAGCGACCGCAACTACAGCGGCAATTACGCCGCTATCGAGGCCATCTTCAACCAACCCGAGCGCTCGACGGATTTTGCGACGAGCGTGCTCCTCACCAACTCGTTCCTGCTCACCACCGAAAATGTCGCCGGCGGCGGCGGAAGTGCGCTCACGAGTTCGGGCGAGCAGCTGGCGTTTAGCAGCGTGTCGCAACTGGTGGCCAGCCAGTTGAACCGGTTTCTGAACGAAGCCATCCCGAACATCGACTTCAACCTCGGCCTCCAGGGCGAGAGCCTGCAGGACCCGGGTGTGACGGCCGGCGTGGCCCTTTACCTGCTCGACGAGCGGCTGGTGATCCGCGGCCAGGGCGTCTACCAGAACGAACAGACCCAGTACCAGAGCGGCCTCGAGGGCGAGTTCACCGTGGAAGTCCGCCTCAATCCCAGCGTGTCCGTGGAGGTCTTCCTCCGCCGCGAGGGCGACGTACTCGCCGAAAACGCCCTGACCAGCACTCGCGGCGCGGGGTTGTCGTACCAAACCCAGTTCTCCTCGTGGCGGAGGTTGTGGGGGCGGTTGTTCGGGAGGCGAGAGGCGGCGGAGCCGGTGGCGCGGCGGTAG
- the aroB gene encoding 3-dehydroquinate synthase, whose amino-acid sequence MSVLPPIPVVLPDGRRYAYVLGPLAELPARMREAGLPAGLCLLVTDAHLAPLYGEALRRGLEAAGWWPRLVTLPAGETSKSPEYLQHIYDAALEAGIDRKTPVIALGGGVVGDLAGYAAATLLRGVPLVQIPTTLIALVDSAIGGKTGINHPAGKNLIGAFHQPHLVYADLETLRTLPEREWFSGLAEVVKHALIADAALFETLDRHWDRVLARDMVLIPGILHRAAQIKIDVVQEDERESGRRAILNFGHTFGHAIEKVAGYGTFTHGEAVAIGMIAALHLSRAVHPGLDIAGAERLVRRIPVSGTLSGFSRSALREAMQADKKKAGSRLRFVVLHRIGEATVAEQVTEETIDAAWEYASQA is encoded by the coding sequence ATGTCCGTTCTCCCTCCGATCCCGGTAGTGTTGCCGGACGGCCGGCGCTACGCCTACGTCCTGGGCCCGCTGGCCGAATTGCCCGCTCGGATGCGTGAGGCGGGGCTGCCGGCGGGGCTCTGCCTTCTAGTGACCGATGCGCATCTGGCGCCGCTGTATGGCGAGGCGCTGCGGCGGGGGCTGGAGGCGGCCGGCTGGTGGCCGCGGCTGGTGACCCTGCCGGCCGGCGAGACCTCTAAGTCCCCCGAATACCTCCAGCACATCTACGACGCCGCGCTGGAAGCCGGCATCGACCGCAAGACGCCCGTCATCGCCCTCGGCGGCGGGGTCGTGGGGGACCTTGCGGGGTACGCCGCCGCCACCCTCCTGCGCGGCGTGCCGCTCGTCCAGATCCCGACGACACTCATCGCACTGGTCGATAGCGCCATCGGTGGAAAAACCGGCATCAACCATCCGGCCGGCAAAAACCTGATCGGGGCGTTTCACCAGCCGCACCTTGTGTATGCCGACCTCGAAACCCTTCGCACCCTCCCCGAACGCGAGTGGTTCAGCGGCCTCGCCGAGGTCGTCAAACACGCGCTCATCGCGGACGCGGCGTTGTTTGAAACGCTGGATCGGCACTGGGACCGTGTGCTGGCCCGCGACATGGTGCTGATCCCCGGCATCCTGCACCGCGCGGCGCAGATAAAGATCGACGTGGTTCAGGAGGACGAGCGCGAGTCCGGCCGGCGCGCCATCCTCAATTTCGGCCACACGTTTGGCCACGCCATCGAAAAGGTGGCCGGATACGGCACGTTCACCCATGGCGAAGCGGTGGCTATCGGGATGATCGCCGCGCTGCACCTATCGCGCGCCGTGCACCCCGGGCTGGACATCGCCGGCGCCGAGCGGCTGGTCCGCCGCATCCCCGTGTCAGGAACCTTGTCCGGGTTTTCCCGGTCAGCACTGCGGGAGGCGATGCAGGCCGACAAAAAAAAAGCCGGCAGCCGCCTGCGTTTCGTCGTCCTCCATCGCATCGGCGAAGCCACCGTGGCCGAGCAGGTGACGGAGGAAACAATCGACGCGGCGTGGGAATATGCCAGCCAGGCCTGA
- a CDS encoding NAD(P)H-quinone oxidoreductase gives MHVIHVDGAGSHSRLVFEERPIPAFGPNDLLVRVRATALNRADLLQRKGMYPPPEGASPILGLEMAGEVEAVGHHVRGRRVGDRVCALLPGGGYAQYAVVPAEMAMTLPDTLSFEEAAAIPEVFLTAYQALAWLGKLQAGETVLVHAGASGVGTAAIQLARTMGARVIVTASRPKHAACLALGAEAAIDYREESFDAEVMRLTHRHGVDVVLDVVGADYFERNIESLGVDGRLVILALMGGSRVESISLRHIFRKRLHILCSTLRNRSDVYKLALTRDFSTEMLPRFQAGELAPVIDTVYDWTDAETAHSRMEANLNTGKLVLRVT, from the coding sequence ATGCACGTGATCCATGTAGACGGCGCCGGCTCCCACAGTCGGCTGGTGTTTGAAGAGCGCCCGATACCGGCATTCGGGCCCAATGACCTGTTGGTGCGTGTGCGGGCGACGGCGTTGAACCGGGCGGATTTGTTGCAGCGGAAAGGGATGTACCCTCCGCCAGAAGGGGCGAGCCCGATCCTTGGCCTCGAAATGGCCGGCGAGGTGGAGGCGGTCGGGCATCACGTGCGGGGCCGGCGCGTGGGCGACCGGGTCTGTGCGCTACTGCCGGGTGGGGGGTATGCGCAGTACGCCGTGGTGCCGGCGGAAATGGCGATGACGCTGCCAGACACGCTGTCCTTCGAGGAGGCGGCTGCCATTCCGGAAGTGTTTCTCACGGCGTATCAGGCGCTCGCCTGGCTCGGAAAGCTCCAGGCCGGCGAGACGGTGCTCGTCCATGCCGGAGCGAGCGGTGTCGGCACGGCGGCTATCCAACTCGCACGTACGATGGGCGCGCGCGTCATCGTCACGGCGTCGCGCCCCAAACACGCCGCCTGCCTGGCGCTCGGCGCCGAGGCCGCTATCGACTACCGCGAAGAGTCGTTTGACGCCGAGGTGATGCGCCTCACCCACCGGCACGGGGTCGATGTCGTGCTCGATGTGGTCGGGGCGGACTACTTCGAGCGCAACATCGAGTCCCTCGGGGTCGACGGCCGGCTCGTCATCCTCGCGCTCATGGGCGGCAGCCGCGTCGAATCCATCAGCCTGCGGCACATCTTCCGAAAACGGCTCCACATCCTCTGCTCGACGCTTCGCAACCGGAGTGACGTGTACAAACTCGCACTTACTCGGGACTTTAGCACCGAAATGCTTCCCCGTTTCCAGGCGGGCGAACTCGCTCCGGTCATCGACACGGTCTACGACTGGACCGACGCCGAGACGGCGCACAGCCGCATGGAGGCCAACCTGAATACGGGGAAGCTGGTGCTTCGGGTTACCTGA
- a CDS encoding AAA family ATPase, with the protein MDGLEWLIAGVAAGVGVWIGLFLGGRRVITPAPPSTAPVEDDPAVALYALAEGLEAFVHRSAHPRDLLTHQPFLEGVERLTVTSFDDESLLGYALGENLPISCMAFEALARRPADPSIADRLLLQLERIYLWPLFFALRALSAHVGPAGIGRLVASGQEWWTQQPQVLEFLRGWIEERLAAGEAPAFHGALDLVDDEQMDGIEAVLAALKIDRLGPMVAEARAWREVRIDRDALARIGAVWAEPPSDDTIPHDALTRLRHLALEALRQERPRSVLLVGEPGVGKSTLIRAIAGQLYAEGWTIFEAGAMEVVAGQMYIGQLEERMQELIRNLAGRRRVLWMVGNAHDLIFAGWHRDNPRSVLDMIAPYIEKGDITVIGEVEPAAYERIVQVRPHLRAGLKTVTVDPLDDAGTLALARAWCVKRNAALSDYALQEAFQMARNYLDRSAAPGHLLAFLHLALAAHAATGRTDPPAVDDMIATLSDLTGLPVSLLNDRDRLDLGALRETFEKSVLGQPEAVDCLVERVAMLKAGLCDPTRPAGVFLFVGPTGTGKTEIAKTLATFLFGAPERMIRLDMSEFMTEDSLLRLLGEAERGSDAVALVNQIRKQPFSVVLLDEFEKAHPSVWDLFLQVFDDGRLTDRRGQTADFRHAIIILTSNLGAAVPAGAGVGFGGEKRVFSAESVRRAAQQTFRPEFLNRLDRVVVFRPLSRVIARDILQKELRDVLTRRGFRSREWAVEWEESALDFLLEKGFSDELGARPLKRAIERYVLSPLALTIVNHQFPEGDQFLFIRSRGDGLDVEFIDPDQPDPEPPATRSGKSAGQKFSLEPLVLEPAGTRAEVDGLFDRYEALEDRIDSNAWVQDKAEALARTADPAFWGWEGRFEVLARVEFMDRIERAMGTADALLGRLGGDGKEDRAAYSPVLVQRLAQRLYVLEQALGQEATGRPRDAFLRIEARGAEANVFARTLAAMYVAWAEKRQMRHVVLQPLAEVPTAEGRFTLAVAGFGAYVILAREEGWHVWEAPREGKTFTRVKVRVRVEPQPLAVADTVAGLRTQADQGFLGIKASERSPADTIVRRYREAPSPLVRDSRGAWRTGRLDRVLAGDFDVMGGL; encoded by the coding sequence ATGGATGGGCTAGAATGGTTGATCGCCGGCGTGGCTGCCGGCGTAGGTGTTTGGATAGGCCTCTTTCTGGGCGGAAGACGGGTCATTACCCCCGCGCCGCCATCGACGGCGCCCGTGGAGGACGACCCGGCCGTGGCCCTGTACGCCCTGGCCGAAGGTCTCGAAGCCTTCGTGCACCGCTCGGCGCATCCACGCGACCTCCTCACACACCAACCTTTCCTGGAAGGCGTCGAACGACTTACCGTGACTTCGTTTGACGATGAATCATTGCTGGGTTATGCATTGGGAGAGAACCTCCCCATTTCCTGCATGGCCTTCGAGGCGCTCGCGCGCCGGCCGGCCGACCCGTCGATCGCCGACCGTCTGCTCCTTCAGCTCGAGCGGATCTATCTGTGGCCCCTCTTTTTTGCCCTCCGCGCGCTGAGTGCCCATGTCGGGCCGGCCGGCATCGGCCGGCTCGTCGCCTCCGGGCAGGAGTGGTGGACTCAGCAGCCTCAGGTACTGGAATTTTTGAGAGGGTGGATCGAGGAGCGGCTCGCCGCGGGCGAAGCGCCGGCGTTCCATGGAGCGCTGGACCTCGTCGACGACGAGCAGATGGATGGGATCGAGGCGGTGCTGGCGGCGCTCAAAATCGACCGGCTGGGGCCGATGGTGGCGGAGGCGCGCGCCTGGCGCGAAGTCCGCATCGACCGCGACGCCCTGGCCCGCATCGGCGCCGTTTGGGCCGAGCCGCCGTCGGACGACACGATCCCGCATGACGCCCTGACGCGGCTGCGCCATCTGGCGCTGGAAGCGCTCCGACAGGAGCGGCCCCGGTCGGTGCTGCTTGTGGGGGAACCAGGCGTGGGGAAGTCGACCCTTATCCGTGCCATCGCGGGTCAACTGTACGCGGAGGGGTGGACGATTTTTGAAGCCGGCGCCATGGAGGTGGTGGCCGGCCAGATGTACATCGGGCAACTCGAGGAGCGCATGCAGGAGCTGATTCGCAACCTCGCCGGCAGACGGCGGGTGTTGTGGATGGTGGGCAATGCGCACGACCTCATTTTCGCCGGCTGGCACCGCGACAATCCACGCAGTGTACTGGACATGATTGCCCCGTACATCGAAAAAGGCGATATCACGGTGATCGGAGAGGTCGAGCCGGCCGCCTACGAGCGGATCGTGCAAGTCCGACCCCACCTGCGCGCCGGCCTCAAGACGGTCACCGTCGATCCCCTCGACGATGCCGGCACGCTCGCTCTCGCCCGTGCGTGGTGCGTAAAACGCAACGCCGCGCTGTCGGACTACGCGCTACAGGAAGCCTTTCAGATGGCTCGAAACTACCTGGACCGGTCCGCCGCCCCCGGCCATCTCCTCGCGTTTCTGCATCTCGCGCTTGCCGCTCACGCCGCCACGGGACGGACAGATCCGCCGGCCGTCGACGACATGATCGCTACCTTATCGGACCTGACGGGTCTCCCGGTGTCGTTGCTGAACGATCGGGATCGGCTGGATCTCGGCGCGTTGCGGGAAACCTTCGAGAAGTCCGTCCTGGGGCAACCCGAAGCGGTCGACTGCCTCGTCGAGCGTGTCGCCATGCTCAAGGCCGGCCTCTGCGACCCCACCCGGCCGGCGGGCGTCTTCCTCTTCGTCGGCCCGACGGGCACGGGCAAGACGGAGATCGCCAAAACCCTGGCGACGTTTCTGTTTGGAGCGCCGGAGCGGATGATCCGGCTCGACATGAGCGAATTCATGACGGAGGACTCCCTGCTCCGGCTCCTGGGCGAGGCGGAGCGCGGGTCGGACGCCGTGGCCCTGGTCAACCAGATCCGAAAACAGCCGTTTTCGGTTGTCCTGCTGGATGAGTTCGAGAAGGCGCACCCGAGCGTGTGGGACCTCTTCCTGCAGGTGTTCGACGACGGCCGGCTTACGGACCGGCGCGGCCAGACGGCCGATTTTCGCCACGCCATCATCATACTGACGTCCAACCTGGGCGCGGCCGTGCCGGCCGGCGCCGGCGTGGGTTTCGGTGGCGAAAAACGGGTTTTTTCAGCGGAAAGCGTCCGCCGCGCCGCGCAACAGACGTTCCGCCCCGAATTCCTGAACCGCCTCGACCGGGTCGTCGTCTTCCGTCCGCTCAGCCGGGTAATCGCGCGGGACATCCTCCAGAAAGAGCTGCGCGATGTGCTCACGCGGCGCGGGTTCAGAAGTCGCGAGTGGGCGGTTGAGTGGGAGGAGTCTGCCCTCGATTTTTTACTCGAGAAGGGGTTCAGCGACGAGCTGGGCGCCCGGCCGCTCAAACGAGCCATCGAGCGCTACGTGCTTTCGCCGCTGGCGCTCACGATCGTCAATCACCAGTTTCCGGAGGGCGACCAGTTTCTATTCATCCGTAGCCGGGGCGATGGGTTGGATGTGGAGTTCATCGACCCGGACCAGCCCGACCCCGAACCGCCCGCGACCCGCTCGGGCAAATCGGCCGGCCAGAAATTCTCCCTGGAGCCGCTCGTGCTCGAGCCGGCGGGCACCCGGGCGGAAGTCGATGGCCTGTTCGATCGCTACGAAGCCCTGGAAGATCGGATCGATTCCAATGCCTGGGTCCAGGACAAAGCGGAGGCGCTGGCCCGCACGGCCGATCCGGCCTTCTGGGGCTGGGAGGGCCGGTTCGAGGTCCTGGCCAGGGTGGAATTCATGGACCGGATCGAACGCGCCATGGGGACGGCCGATGCGCTGCTCGGCCGGCTCGGCGGGGATGGGAAAGAGGATCGCGCCGCGTATTCACCCGTGTTGGTGCAACGGCTCGCGCAGCGCCTGTATGTGCTGGAGCAGGCCCTGGGGCAGGAGGCGACCGGCCGGCCGCGCGACGCGTTCTTGCGGATCGAGGCGCGCGGGGCTGAAGCAAACGTTTTCGCGCGCACACTGGCCGCGATGTATGTCGCCTGGGCCGAAAAACGCCAGATGCGCCACGTAGTGCTTCAGCCACTGGCCGAAGTCCCGACAGCCGAAGGGCGGTTTACCCTCGCGGTCGCCGGCTTCGGGGCGTATGTTATCCTCGCCAGAGAAGAAGGCTGGCATGTGTGGGAAGCCCCGCGCGAAGGCAAGACCTTCACGCGCGTCAAAGTCCGGGTACGGGTGGAGCCACAGCCCCTGGCCGTGGCGGATACCGTCGCAGGGCTGCGGACCCAGGCCGACCAGGGGTTCCTCGGGATAAAAGCCTCCGAACGGTCGCCCGCCGACACGATCGTTCGACGCTACCGGGAGGCGCCGTCACCCCTGGTTCGGGATAGCCGCGGCGCCTGGCGCACCGGCCGGCTGGATCGGGTACTCGCCGGCGATTTCGACGTGATGGGCGGGTTGTAG